A window of the Oncorhynchus keta strain PuntledgeMale-10-30-2019 chromosome 21, Oket_V2, whole genome shotgun sequence genome harbors these coding sequences:
- the LOC118400069 gene encoding E3 ubiquitin-protein ligase PDZRN3-B-like isoform X3, with translation MTVSIGVLSIKVNGKDLSKATHDQAVEAFRTAKEPIMVQVLRRAPRPKPSSPASDTQVVDISTQTDITFQHIMALTKLPAAAPTVAVLEQYLMPEEHSPGHEYFDPNDFLEGMQQEMEREELEYEEVDLYRANIQDKLGLTVCYRTDDEDETGIYVSEIDPNSIAAKDGRIREGDRIIQINGIEIQNREDAVALLTSEENPNVCLLVARPEIQLDEGWMDDDRNDFLDDLHMDMLEQQHHQAMQFTASMLQQKKREEDGGTTDTATLLSNHHEKDSGVGRTDESTRNDESSEQENLGDDQTAASNTLGSCSRRKLAYSQDTLGSIDLPFSGESFISADYDHADFLGIPADECERFRELLELKCQVRSAGGPQELYCQSAGARGAEEGVDKELELLNEELRSIELECLNIVRAHKMQQLREQYRESWMLHNSGFHNYNTSIDARRHELSDITELPEKSDKDSSSAYNTGESCRSTPLTLELSPDNSLRRGAENQGESGASSSAGPNSRILKPLLSPVQEAGGPSRIRPSSSKESECGLQAEGKERKLGESTHKLAQPRSLYKHAHIPAHAQHYQSYMQLIQQKSAVEYAQSQMSLVSLVSRGDPVNPEDMLDPKMEWKVKIRSDGTRYITKRPVRDKLLKERALRIHEERSGMTTDDDAISELKMGRYWSKGERKQHAVRAKEQRQRREFMKQSRADCLKEQASLDDDKKEPNIIELSHKKMMKKRNKKIFDNWMTIQELLTHGAKSPDGTRVYNSLLSVTTV, from the exons gtgaatgGGAAGGACCTGTCCAAGGCCACCCATGACCAGGCAGTGGAGGCCTTCCGCACAGCCAAGGAGCCCATCATGGTCCAGGTGCTTCGCCGGGCCCCCCGCCCCAAACCCTCCAGCCCTGCCTCAGACACCCAGGTGGTGGACATCAGCACCCAGACAGACATCACCTTCCAACACATCATGGCCCTCACCAAGCTGCCTGCCGCCGCCCCCACTGTGGCTGTGCTGGAGCAATACCTCATGCCCGAGGA GCATTCCCCCGGGCACGAGTACTTTGACCCCAATGATTTCCTGGAGGGTATGCAGCAGGAGATGGAGCGAGAGGAGCTGGAATATGAG GAAGTCGATTTGTACAGAGCCAACATCCAGGACAAGCTTGGGTTGACCGTCTGCTACAGGACTGATGATGAGGACGAGACTGGGATCTACGTCAGTGAG ATTGACCCAAACAGCATCGCTGCAAAGGATGGCAGGatcagagagggagatagaatTATCCAG ATCAACGGGATTGAGATCCAGAACCGGGAGGATGCTGTGGCTCTGTTGACCAGTGAGGAGAATCCGAATGTGTGTCTACTGGTGGCCAGACCAGAGATCCAG CTGGATGAGGGCTGGATGGATGATGACAGGAATGACTTCCTGGATGACCTCCACATGGACATGCTGGAGCAGCAGCACCACCAGGCCATGCAGTTCACCGCCAGCATGCTGCAGCAG AAGAAGCGTGAGGAGGATGGTGGAACGACTGACACAGCCACCCTGTTGTCCAATCACCACGAGAAAGACAGCGGGGTGGGCCGCACCGACGAGAGCACGCGCAACGACGAGAGCTCTGAGCAGGAGAACCTGGGGGACGACCAGACTGCGGCCTCCAACACGCTGGGCAGCTGCAGCCGCAGGAAGCTGGCCTACAGCCAGGACACCCTGGGAAGCATTGACCTGCCCTTCAGTGGTGAGTCCTTCATCTCCGCAGACTACGACCACGCTGACTTCCTGGGTATCCCCGCCGACGAGTGTGAGCGCTTCCGAGAGCTCCTGGAGCTGAAGTGCCAGGTGAGGAGCGCGGGGGGCCCCCAGGAGCTGTATTGCCAGAGTGCAGGGGCTAGAGGTGCCGAAGAGGGGGTGGACAAGGAGCTGGAGCTGCTGAATGAGGAGCTGCGCAGCATTGAGCTGGAGTGCCTCAACATCGTCCGGGCCCACAAGATGCAGCAGCTGAGGGAGCAGTACCGCGAGTCCTGGATGCTGCACAACAGCGGCTTCCACAACTACAACACCAGCATTGACGCGCGCCGCCATGAGCTCTCCGACATCACAGAGCTGCCCGAGAAGTCAGACAAGGACAGCTCCAGCGCCTACAACACCGGTGAGAGCTGCCGCAGCACCCCCCTCACCCTAGAGCTGTCCCCAGACAACTCCCTCCGCAGGGGGGCAGAGAACCAGGGCGAGTCTGGGGCCTCCAGCAGCGCAGGGCCCAACAGCAGGATCCTCAagcctctgctgtctcctgtccagGAGGCCGGTGGCCCCAGCAGAATCAGGCCCTCCTCATCTAAGGAGTCTGAGTGTGGCCTGCAGGCGGAGGGGAAGGAGCGTAAGCTGGGAGAGTCTACTCACAAGCTGGCCCAGCCCCGCTCCCTGTACAAACACGCCCACATCCCGGCCCACGCCCAGCACTACCAAAGCTACATGCAGCTGATCCAGCAGAAGTCTGCCGTGGAGTACGCCCAGAGCCAGATGAGCCTGGTCAGTCTGGTCAGCCGCGGTGACCCCGTGAACCCCGAAGACATGCTGGATCCCAAGATGGAGTGGAAGGTGAAGATCCGCAGCGACGGCACGCGCTACATCACCAAGAGGCCCGTCAGGGACAAGCTGCTGAAGGAGCGCGCCCTGCGTATCCATGAGGAGCGCAGCGGCATGACCACAGACGACGACGCCATCAGCGAGCTGAAGATGGGGCGGTACTGGAGCAAGGGGGAGAGGAAGCAGCACGCGGTGCGCGCCAAGGAGCAGAGGCAGCGGCGCGAGTTCATGAAGCAGAGCCGCGCCGACTGCCTGAAGGAACAGGCCAGCCTGGACGATGACAAGAAGGAGCCCAACATCATTGAACTGAGCCACAAAAAGATGATGAAAAAGAGGAACAAGAAAATCTTTGACAATTGGATGACTATCCAGGAACTTTTGACCCACGGTGCTAAGTCGCCTGACGGCACGCGAGTGTACAACTCCCTCCTGTCCGTCACCACAGTGTAG
- the LOC118400069 gene encoding E3 ubiquitin-protein ligase PDZRN3-B-like isoform X2: MGCSLCTLQKPEEQYKLLYEVCQVNGKDLSKATHDQAVEAFRTAKEPIMVQVLRRAPRPKPSSPASDTQVVDISTQTDITFQHIMALTKLPAAAPTVAVLEQYLMPEEHSPGHEYFDPNDFLEGMQQEMEREELEYEEVDLYRANIQDKLGLTVCYRTDDEDETGIYVSEIDPNSIAAKDGRIREGDRIIQINGIEIQNREDAVALLTSEENPNVCLLVARPEIQLDEGWMDDDRNDFLDDLHMDMLEQQHHQAMQFTASMLQQKKREEDGGTTDTATLLSNHHEKDSGVGRTDESTRNDESSEQENLGDDQTAASNTLGSCSRRKLAYSQDTLGSIDLPFSGESFISADYDHADFLGIPADECERFRELLELKCQVRSAGGPQELYCQSAGARGAEEGVDKELELLNEELRSIELECLNIVRAHKMQQLREQYRESWMLHNSGFHNYNTSIDARRHELSDITELPEKSDKDSSSAYNTGESCRSTPLTLELSPDNSLRRGAENQGESGASSSAGPNSRILKPLLSPVQEAGGPSRIRPSSSKESECGLQAEGKERKLGESTHKLAQPRSLYKHAHIPAHAQHYQSYMQLIQQKSAVEYAQSQMSLVSLVSRGDPVNPEDMLDPKMEWKVKIRSDGTRYITKRPVRDKLLKERALRIHEERSGMTTDDDAISELKMGRYWSKGERKQHAVRAKEQRQRREFMKQSRADCLKEQASLDDDKKEPNIIELSHKKMMKKRNKKIFDNWMTIQELLTHGAKSPDGTRVYNSLLSVTTV, translated from the exons gtgaatgGGAAGGACCTGTCCAAGGCCACCCATGACCAGGCAGTGGAGGCCTTCCGCACAGCCAAGGAGCCCATCATGGTCCAGGTGCTTCGCCGGGCCCCCCGCCCCAAACCCTCCAGCCCTGCCTCAGACACCCAGGTGGTGGACATCAGCACCCAGACAGACATCACCTTCCAACACATCATGGCCCTCACCAAGCTGCCTGCCGCCGCCCCCACTGTGGCTGTGCTGGAGCAATACCTCATGCCCGAGGA GCATTCCCCCGGGCACGAGTACTTTGACCCCAATGATTTCCTGGAGGGTATGCAGCAGGAGATGGAGCGAGAGGAGCTGGAATATGAG GAAGTCGATTTGTACAGAGCCAACATCCAGGACAAGCTTGGGTTGACCGTCTGCTACAGGACTGATGATGAGGACGAGACTGGGATCTACGTCAGTGAG ATTGACCCAAACAGCATCGCTGCAAAGGATGGCAGGatcagagagggagatagaatTATCCAG ATCAACGGGATTGAGATCCAGAACCGGGAGGATGCTGTGGCTCTGTTGACCAGTGAGGAGAATCCGAATGTGTGTCTACTGGTGGCCAGACCAGAGATCCAG CTGGATGAGGGCTGGATGGATGATGACAGGAATGACTTCCTGGATGACCTCCACATGGACATGCTGGAGCAGCAGCACCACCAGGCCATGCAGTTCACCGCCAGCATGCTGCAGCAG AAGAAGCGTGAGGAGGATGGTGGAACGACTGACACAGCCACCCTGTTGTCCAATCACCACGAGAAAGACAGCGGGGTGGGCCGCACCGACGAGAGCACGCGCAACGACGAGAGCTCTGAGCAGGAGAACCTGGGGGACGACCAGACTGCGGCCTCCAACACGCTGGGCAGCTGCAGCCGCAGGAAGCTGGCCTACAGCCAGGACACCCTGGGAAGCATTGACCTGCCCTTCAGTGGTGAGTCCTTCATCTCCGCAGACTACGACCACGCTGACTTCCTGGGTATCCCCGCCGACGAGTGTGAGCGCTTCCGAGAGCTCCTGGAGCTGAAGTGCCAGGTGAGGAGCGCGGGGGGCCCCCAGGAGCTGTATTGCCAGAGTGCAGGGGCTAGAGGTGCCGAAGAGGGGGTGGACAAGGAGCTGGAGCTGCTGAATGAGGAGCTGCGCAGCATTGAGCTGGAGTGCCTCAACATCGTCCGGGCCCACAAGATGCAGCAGCTGAGGGAGCAGTACCGCGAGTCCTGGATGCTGCACAACAGCGGCTTCCACAACTACAACACCAGCATTGACGCGCGCCGCCATGAGCTCTCCGACATCACAGAGCTGCCCGAGAAGTCAGACAAGGACAGCTCCAGCGCCTACAACACCGGTGAGAGCTGCCGCAGCACCCCCCTCACCCTAGAGCTGTCCCCAGACAACTCCCTCCGCAGGGGGGCAGAGAACCAGGGCGAGTCTGGGGCCTCCAGCAGCGCAGGGCCCAACAGCAGGATCCTCAagcctctgctgtctcctgtccagGAGGCCGGTGGCCCCAGCAGAATCAGGCCCTCCTCATCTAAGGAGTCTGAGTGTGGCCTGCAGGCGGAGGGGAAGGAGCGTAAGCTGGGAGAGTCTACTCACAAGCTGGCCCAGCCCCGCTCCCTGTACAAACACGCCCACATCCCGGCCCACGCCCAGCACTACCAAAGCTACATGCAGCTGATCCAGCAGAAGTCTGCCGTGGAGTACGCCCAGAGCCAGATGAGCCTGGTCAGTCTGGTCAGCCGCGGTGACCCCGTGAACCCCGAAGACATGCTGGATCCCAAGATGGAGTGGAAGGTGAAGATCCGCAGCGACGGCACGCGCTACATCACCAAGAGGCCCGTCAGGGACAAGCTGCTGAAGGAGCGCGCCCTGCGTATCCATGAGGAGCGCAGCGGCATGACCACAGACGACGACGCCATCAGCGAGCTGAAGATGGGGCGGTACTGGAGCAAGGGGGAGAGGAAGCAGCACGCGGTGCGCGCCAAGGAGCAGAGGCAGCGGCGCGAGTTCATGAAGCAGAGCCGCGCCGACTGCCTGAAGGAACAGGCCAGCCTGGACGATGACAAGAAGGAGCCCAACATCATTGAACTGAGCCACAAAAAGATGATGAAAAAGAGGAACAAGAAAATCTTTGACAATTGGATGACTATCCAGGAACTTTTGACCCACGGTGCTAAGTCGCCTGACGGCACGCGAGTGTACAACTCCCTCCTGTCCGTCACCACAGTGTAG
- the LOC118400069 gene encoding E3 ubiquitin-protein ligase PDZRN3-B-like isoform X4 gives MLVNGKDLSKATHDQAVEAFRTAKEPIMVQVLRRAPRPKPSSPASDTQVVDISTQTDITFQHIMALTKLPAAAPTVAVLEQYLMPEEHSPGHEYFDPNDFLEGMQQEMEREELEYEEVDLYRANIQDKLGLTVCYRTDDEDETGIYVSEIDPNSIAAKDGRIREGDRIIQINGIEIQNREDAVALLTSEENPNVCLLVARPEIQLDEGWMDDDRNDFLDDLHMDMLEQQHHQAMQFTASMLQQKKREEDGGTTDTATLLSNHHEKDSGVGRTDESTRNDESSEQENLGDDQTAASNTLGSCSRRKLAYSQDTLGSIDLPFSGESFISADYDHADFLGIPADECERFRELLELKCQVRSAGGPQELYCQSAGARGAEEGVDKELELLNEELRSIELECLNIVRAHKMQQLREQYRESWMLHNSGFHNYNTSIDARRHELSDITELPEKSDKDSSSAYNTGESCRSTPLTLELSPDNSLRRGAENQGESGASSSAGPNSRILKPLLSPVQEAGGPSRIRPSSSKESECGLQAEGKERKLGESTHKLAQPRSLYKHAHIPAHAQHYQSYMQLIQQKSAVEYAQSQMSLVSLVSRGDPVNPEDMLDPKMEWKVKIRSDGTRYITKRPVRDKLLKERALRIHEERSGMTTDDDAISELKMGRYWSKGERKQHAVRAKEQRQRREFMKQSRADCLKEQASLDDDKKEPNIIELSHKKMMKKRNKKIFDNWMTIQELLTHGAKSPDGTRVYNSLLSVTTV, from the exons gtgaatgGGAAGGACCTGTCCAAGGCCACCCATGACCAGGCAGTGGAGGCCTTCCGCACAGCCAAGGAGCCCATCATGGTCCAGGTGCTTCGCCGGGCCCCCCGCCCCAAACCCTCCAGCCCTGCCTCAGACACCCAGGTGGTGGACATCAGCACCCAGACAGACATCACCTTCCAACACATCATGGCCCTCACCAAGCTGCCTGCCGCCGCCCCCACTGTGGCTGTGCTGGAGCAATACCTCATGCCCGAGGA GCATTCCCCCGGGCACGAGTACTTTGACCCCAATGATTTCCTGGAGGGTATGCAGCAGGAGATGGAGCGAGAGGAGCTGGAATATGAG GAAGTCGATTTGTACAGAGCCAACATCCAGGACAAGCTTGGGTTGACCGTCTGCTACAGGACTGATGATGAGGACGAGACTGGGATCTACGTCAGTGAG ATTGACCCAAACAGCATCGCTGCAAAGGATGGCAGGatcagagagggagatagaatTATCCAG ATCAACGGGATTGAGATCCAGAACCGGGAGGATGCTGTGGCTCTGTTGACCAGTGAGGAGAATCCGAATGTGTGTCTACTGGTGGCCAGACCAGAGATCCAG CTGGATGAGGGCTGGATGGATGATGACAGGAATGACTTCCTGGATGACCTCCACATGGACATGCTGGAGCAGCAGCACCACCAGGCCATGCAGTTCACCGCCAGCATGCTGCAGCAG AAGAAGCGTGAGGAGGATGGTGGAACGACTGACACAGCCACCCTGTTGTCCAATCACCACGAGAAAGACAGCGGGGTGGGCCGCACCGACGAGAGCACGCGCAACGACGAGAGCTCTGAGCAGGAGAACCTGGGGGACGACCAGACTGCGGCCTCCAACACGCTGGGCAGCTGCAGCCGCAGGAAGCTGGCCTACAGCCAGGACACCCTGGGAAGCATTGACCTGCCCTTCAGTGGTGAGTCCTTCATCTCCGCAGACTACGACCACGCTGACTTCCTGGGTATCCCCGCCGACGAGTGTGAGCGCTTCCGAGAGCTCCTGGAGCTGAAGTGCCAGGTGAGGAGCGCGGGGGGCCCCCAGGAGCTGTATTGCCAGAGTGCAGGGGCTAGAGGTGCCGAAGAGGGGGTGGACAAGGAGCTGGAGCTGCTGAATGAGGAGCTGCGCAGCATTGAGCTGGAGTGCCTCAACATCGTCCGGGCCCACAAGATGCAGCAGCTGAGGGAGCAGTACCGCGAGTCCTGGATGCTGCACAACAGCGGCTTCCACAACTACAACACCAGCATTGACGCGCGCCGCCATGAGCTCTCCGACATCACAGAGCTGCCCGAGAAGTCAGACAAGGACAGCTCCAGCGCCTACAACACCGGTGAGAGCTGCCGCAGCACCCCCCTCACCCTAGAGCTGTCCCCAGACAACTCCCTCCGCAGGGGGGCAGAGAACCAGGGCGAGTCTGGGGCCTCCAGCAGCGCAGGGCCCAACAGCAGGATCCTCAagcctctgctgtctcctgtccagGAGGCCGGTGGCCCCAGCAGAATCAGGCCCTCCTCATCTAAGGAGTCTGAGTGTGGCCTGCAGGCGGAGGGGAAGGAGCGTAAGCTGGGAGAGTCTACTCACAAGCTGGCCCAGCCCCGCTCCCTGTACAAACACGCCCACATCCCGGCCCACGCCCAGCACTACCAAAGCTACATGCAGCTGATCCAGCAGAAGTCTGCCGTGGAGTACGCCCAGAGCCAGATGAGCCTGGTCAGTCTGGTCAGCCGCGGTGACCCCGTGAACCCCGAAGACATGCTGGATCCCAAGATGGAGTGGAAGGTGAAGATCCGCAGCGACGGCACGCGCTACATCACCAAGAGGCCCGTCAGGGACAAGCTGCTGAAGGAGCGCGCCCTGCGTATCCATGAGGAGCGCAGCGGCATGACCACAGACGACGACGCCATCAGCGAGCTGAAGATGGGGCGGTACTGGAGCAAGGGGGAGAGGAAGCAGCACGCGGTGCGCGCCAAGGAGCAGAGGCAGCGGCGCGAGTTCATGAAGCAGAGCCGCGCCGACTGCCTGAAGGAACAGGCCAGCCTGGACGATGACAAGAAGGAGCCCAACATCATTGAACTGAGCCACAAAAAGATGATGAAAAAGAGGAACAAGAAAATCTTTGACAATTGGATGACTATCCAGGAACTTTTGACCCACGGTGCTAAGTCGCCTGACGGCACGCGAGTGTACAACTCCCTCCTGTCCGTCACCACAGTGTAG